In Mycobacterium sp. Aquia_216, a genomic segment contains:
- a CDS encoding SDR family NAD(P)-dependent oxidoreductase — translation MGEMQVAIVTGASSGIGLGCATRLAEMGMAVVGTGRDADRLTELEKAVNDPDRVATLAVDLTHDDAPRRIVDLAVARWGHIDFLVNNAGVGSPKPLHETDDETLDYFLDLMLRAPFRLARDVLPQMGPGSAIINITSTFAVVGGLRGGAYSAAKGGLTALTTHIACQYGASGIRCNAVAPGVTVTPMVEKRLEDARFRKMNAEMTPHQRLGSIDDIAGTVAFLCSPSGSFINGQTIVVDGGWSSTKYLSEFALESEWIAR, via the coding sequence ATGGGTGAGATGCAGGTCGCAATCGTCACGGGAGCAAGCAGCGGCATCGGCTTAGGTTGCGCGACAAGACTCGCCGAGATGGGCATGGCGGTCGTCGGTACCGGCCGCGACGCGGATCGGCTCACCGAGCTGGAAAAGGCCGTCAACGATCCCGATCGCGTCGCGACACTCGCCGTCGATCTGACCCACGACGACGCCCCGCGACGCATCGTGGACCTGGCCGTCGCGCGGTGGGGCCACATCGACTTCCTGGTCAACAACGCCGGCGTGGGCAGCCCCAAGCCATTACACGAAACCGACGACGAGACCCTGGACTACTTCTTGGATTTGATGCTGCGCGCCCCGTTTCGGCTGGCCCGTGACGTGCTGCCGCAGATGGGTCCCGGCTCGGCGATCATCAACATCACGTCGACCTTCGCGGTCGTCGGCGGGCTGCGTGGCGGCGCCTACTCCGCGGCCAAGGGCGGGCTGACGGCGTTGACCACCCACATCGCCTGCCAATACGGCGCATCCGGCATCCGCTGCAATGCCGTCGCGCCCGGGGTGACGGTTACGCCGATGGTCGAGAAACGCTTGGAGGATGCGCGATTTCGGAAAATGAACGCCGAGATGACGCCGCATCAGCGGTTGGGCAGCATTGACGACATCGCCGGCACCGTGGCGTTCCTGTGCTCGCCGAGTGGAAGTTTCATCAACGGCCAAACGATCGTCGTCGACGGCGGGTGGAGCTCGACGAAGTATCTCTCGGAGTTCGCGTTGGAGTCGGAATGGATTGCGCGGTAA